The following are from one region of the Dermacentor albipictus isolate Rhodes 1998 colony chromosome 5, USDA_Dalb.pri_finalv2, whole genome shotgun sequence genome:
- the LOC135904030 gene encoding transcription initiation factor TFIID subunit 13-like, whose product MAASDDAFDQFDDDLAEGAEVQAGDRRKRLFSKELRCMMYGFGDDQNPYTESVDLLEDLVIEFIIEMTHKAMEIGRTGRVQVEDIVFLVRKDPRKYARVKDLLTMNEELKKARKAFDEVKYASV is encoded by the exons ATGGCGGCAAGTGATGACGCTTTTGACCAG TTTGACGATGACCTCGCAGAAGGGGCCGAAGTACAAGCTGGGGACAGGCGCAAAAGACTGTTTTCGAAGGAAt TGAGGTGCATGATGTACGGGTTCGGAGACGACCAAAATCCGTACACGGAGTCTGTGGACCTCCTGGAAGACCTTGTAATCGAGTTCATTATTGAAATG ACACACAAAGCAATGGAGATTGGGCGGACAGGCCGTGTTCAAGTGGAGGACATAGTATTTCTAGTGCGTAAGGACCCTCGAAAATATGCACGTGTTAAGGACCTTCTAACCATGAATGAGGAACTGAAGAAGGCTAGAAAAGCATTCGATGAAGTGAAATATGCGTCAGTATAG